Proteins encoded by one window of Cloeon dipterum chromosome 4, ieCloDipt1.1, whole genome shotgun sequence:
- the LOC135943198 gene encoding uncharacterized protein LOC135943198: protein MRMIMPVSFIVLLALLAVGKCYEDFEFPISEADQVRVPDNETAALGQKVPDGSTSRIYGLECYISNQAFPNEYLYMQSGWKGDYPVMQPGMPRRHFDKWNWRGMWLINEIEIDGEAYYQFWNHYYHKYLSYNPSSSKYVKGKSAGDSMDTVWTVGQQGNAYSIHHSNGYLHAMTWKSKKDNRFVGVLNYNPDKEIYNWRIICRNSKGFVSS from the exons AT GAGAATGATCATGCCAGTAAGTTTCATCGTCCTTCTCGCTCTGCTCGCCGTTGGCAAATGCTACgaagattttgaatttccaatCAGCGAGGCAGATCAGGTGCGCGTGCCAGATAACGAGACCGCAGCTCTTGGCCAAAAAGTACCCGACGGCAGCACAAGCAGGATTTATGGCTTGGAGTGTTACATCTCAAATCAGGCGTTTCCAAATGAATATTTGTACATGCAGTCAGGGTGGAAGGGCGACTACCCTGTCATGCAGCCAGGAATGCCAAGAAGACACTTCGACAAGTGGAACTGGAGGGGAATGTGGCTCATCAATGAAATCGAGATCGATGGAGAG gCGTACTACCAGTTCTGGAATCACTACTACCACAAGTACTTGAGCTACAACCCCTCAAGCAGCAAATACGTGAAAGGAAAGTCAGCCGGCGACTCGATGGACACTGTATGGACCGTGGGCCAGCAGGGCAACGCTTATTCGATTCATCACTCGAACGGCTACCTGCACGCCATGACttggaaaagcaaaaaggACAACCGCTTTGTTGGAGTCTTGAATTACAACCCAGACAAGGAGATATACAATTGGCGCATAATCTGCCGCAATAGTAAGGGATTTGTTTcttcgtaa
- the LOC135943199 gene encoding uncharacterized protein LOC135943199 gives MERAAQNVFLVLLSICLQISTYNALPAKSATQMDYDSDSWSTHTPYIKRTIALDECTVYSMARPGYYLAMASSLNNYQPYMKSGNPRYNNTKVNDWSGIWRIVKVNSTSDTNYQLWNYERKCSLSFSECKNIFSLMMSKMFDSWTCEDYTMWHIDITNFKEIHKDGIVTAIKLPRNPAGYLHAATDDVIMADEFYWGGHWSIICRNDPRF, from the exons ATGGAGCGAGCTgcacaaaatgttttcctcGTGCTTCTCTCTATCTGTCTGCAAATCTCTACCTACAATGCACTTCCTGCAAAGTCGGCCACGCAGATGGACTACGACAGCGACTCCTGGTCCACGCACACTCCGTACATCAAACGCACCATCGCCTTGGACGAGTGTACGGTTTACAG catgGCGCGGCCCGGTTACTACCTAGCGATGGCATCCAGCCTAAACAACTACCAGCCATACATGAAAAGTGGCAACCCGCGTTACAATAACACCAAGGTCAATGACTGGAGTGGAATTTGGCGCATAGTAAAGGTCAACTCGACCAGCGACACGAACTACCAGTTGTGGAATTACGAGCGGAAGTGCTCGCTCAGCTTCTCCGAGTGCAAGAACATTTTCTCGCTGATGATGAGCAAGATGTTCGACTCGTGGACCTGTGAGGACTACACCATGTGGCACATAGACATTACCAACTTCAAGGAGATACACAAGGATGGCATCGTGACGGCAATCAAGCTACCCCGCAATCCGGCCGGTTATCTACATGCGGCCACCGACGACGTGATCATGGCCGACGAGTTTTACTGGGGCGGCCACTGGAGCATCATCTGCCGCAACGATCCGCGGTTCTAA
- the LOC135942739 gene encoding uncharacterized protein LOC135942739 — protein sequence MDSMLFQAAALLFSIVLAVQGSNPRDSQYAANFPPLPTKAPGAAVAPTRSYFYNEKPPPGAVQAITDSPIIGKYVPKDITSKVHGSECTVYSEAFPDQYLTMASGYVHFYPELKRGNPKAVAGQWDWSGVWKITWLPYQGKNYFQLWNHETHTFLTYNETKYNFVRGTTKDKYVANLWDLVSHTKPHAASYYTIQHSQPPNGFLHALTSRAKSETRPVGILPQQQPINKDIYQWKISCGT from the exons ATGGACTCGATGTTGTTTCAAGCAGCTGCGCTTCTTTTCTCCATAGTCTTGGCTGTTCAGGGTTCAAACCCGAGGGACAGCCAGTATGCCGCTAATTTTCCCCCGCTGCCAACCAAAGCACCAGGTGCCGCAGTGGCACCGACCAGGAGCTACTTCTACAATGAGAAACCCCCACCTGGTGCCGTCCAAGCCATCACAGACAGCCCGATAATCGGCAAATATGTGCCTAAAGACATCACATCCAAAGTTCACGGATCAGAGTGCACCGTCTACAG CGAAGCATTCCCTGATCAATATCTGACGATGGCCAGCGGCTACGTTCACTTCTACCCTGAGCTGAAGAGGGGCAACCCCAAGGCGGTCGCTGGCCAATGGGATTGGAGTGGCGTGTGGAAAATAACCTGGCTGCCGTACCAGGGCAAAAACTACTTTCAACTCTGGAACCATGAGACGCACACATTCCTGACGTACAACGAGACTAAATACAATTTCGTCCGAGGCACTACCAAGGACAAATACGTGGCCAACCTGTGGGACCTGGTGTCGCACACCAAGCCGCACGCCGCCTCCTACTACACCATCCAGCACTCGCAGCCGCCGAATGGCTTCCTGCACGCTTTGACCAGCAGAGCCAAAAGTGAAACTCGCCCCGTTGGCATTTTGCCTCAGCAGCAGCCTATTAACAAGGACATCTACCAGTGGAAGATTAGTTGCGGCACTTGA
- the LOC135942740 gene encoding uncharacterized protein LOC135942740: MKSLLVVAVALIVNSAAASSRSQPQTGESCEIRNAEFNTDYLYMSAGWVSQNPILWPVRPQLASRRKQYGKWRVEQRELTGKTHYKLWNHGAGAYLVAKGDSVESRKTSGGSDSEMLWKVERQGESDGVTLQQNRKFLLAKDDKSGEERELKMNSRSKKAAKWIITC; this comes from the exons ATGAA GTCCCTTCTGGTGGTGGCGGTCGCTTTGATTGTCAACTCGGCGGCGGCCTCCTCCCGCTCGCAACCCCAAACGGGCGAGAGCTGCGAAATCAGGAACGCCGAGTTCAACACCGACTATCTGTACATGTCGGCCGGCTGGGTGAGCCAGAATCCAATTTTGTGGCCGGTCAGGCCGCAATTGGCCAGCAGGCGGAAGCAGTACGGAAAGTGGCGCGTGGAGCAGCGAGAGCTCACCGGAAAAACTCACTACAAATTGTGGAATCACGGCGCCGGCGCCTACCTGGTGGCCAAGGGAGACTCGGTCGAATCCAGGAAGACCTCAGGAGGCAGTGACTCGGAGATGCTGTGGAAGGTCGAGCGTCAGGGAGAAAGTGATGGTGTAACCCTGCAACAGAACAGGAAGTTTTTGCTTGCCAAAGATGACAAAAGCGGCGAGGAGAGGGAGCTCAAGATGAATTCTCGGTCGAAGAAGGCTGCTAAATGGATAATTACCTGCTGA